From one Ignavibacteria bacterium genomic stretch:
- a CDS encoding NAD(P)-dependent oxidoreductase, which translates to MNTPASALIILVTGASGSVGREVVQQLLQSGRHYRIIVFDKMPKPQNTSFSGIADEDWIRGDISNPADIATIPERINAAIHLAAIIPPAADIDESLTRAVNTQGTQNLIRHLEQTSPGIFFVFASSVSVYGDRLHTPNITVNDPLTVSEGDVYGQSKVDAENIVKSSSLRWTIFRLTGIMSGHKLSILMFHMPLDTTFEICTADDAARAFVNALDVPNQLEYRIFNLGGGQQACLPYREFLSRSFKMFGLGDLDFPEFAFASRNFHCGRLADGDDLENILHFRRHTITSYFQAQAKTIPAVRKLITTVFRKPIKWLLLRQSEPYQAYKQKNQERIDHFFSHDDRVRMMQKA; encoded by the coding sequence GACGGCACTACCGCATTATCGTCTTTGATAAAATGCCAAAGCCGCAGAACACCTCGTTTTCCGGTATAGCCGACGAAGACTGGATCCGGGGTGATATCTCAAATCCTGCAGATATCGCAACAATCCCGGAACGGATTAACGCTGCCATTCATCTGGCTGCAATCATTCCACCTGCTGCCGACATCGATGAAAGCCTCACCAGAGCAGTAAACACCCAGGGAACACAAAACCTGATACGGCATCTGGAACAAACATCGCCGGGGATTTTCTTCGTATTCGCCTCCTCGGTTTCGGTGTACGGAGACCGGCTCCATACACCCAACATCACAGTGAACGATCCACTGACCGTAAGCGAAGGCGACGTGTACGGTCAGTCGAAGGTTGATGCCGAGAACATCGTAAAAAGCAGTTCACTGCGCTGGACAATTTTCAGACTAACGGGCATCATGAGTGGGCATAAACTATCAATACTTATGTTCCACATGCCGCTCGACACAACATTCGAGATATGTACGGCAGACGACGCTGCCCGCGCCTTTGTGAATGCCCTGGACGTTCCTAATCAGCTGGAATACCGGATTTTCAACCTGGGCGGTGGCCAACAGGCTTGCCTTCCGTACCGTGAGTTCCTTTCACGATCGTTTAAAATGTTTGGTCTGGGCGATCTTGACTTTCCGGAATTTGCTTTTGCGAGTAGAAATTTCCACTGCGGACGTCTGGCTGACGGTGACGATCTTGAAAACATCCTTCATTTTCGCAGGCATACGATAACCTCATACTTCCAAGCTCAAGCCAAAACTATCCCGGCTGTTCGCAAACTGATCACAACCGTGTTTCGTAAACCAATCAAATGGCTTCTGCTGCGGCAGTCCGAACCGTATCAGGCGTACAAGCAAAAGAATCAAGAGCGTATTGACCACTTTTTCTCACATGACGACAGAGTACGAATGATGCAGAAAGCCTGA
- the acnA gene encoding aconitate hydratase AcnA: protein MKNYKKSAEKSLTVNGITYTYYSLAELLGNNVHRLPFSIRIMLENALRNHDGFSITDEHVETLMDWTPQAVDKDIPFMPARILMQDFTGVPAVVDMASLRAEFVRHGKDGQKINPAIPVDLVIDHSVQVDYYGTDYSYNKNVELEFERNRERYELLKWAQKGLKNFTVVPPGMGICHQVNLEYLSKGVIARDGILFPDTLVGTDSHTPMVNGIGIIAWGVGGIEAEAAMLGQPIFFTCPEVVGLKLTGKIPDQCTATDLVLTIAQILRQAKVVGKFVEVFGDGLDNLTVTDRATIGNMSPEFGCTVTYFPIDNRTLEYMRSTNRSEEQISIVETYCKENMLWRNGTENIEYSSIVELDLSTLEPTVSGPKRPQDKIFAKDLNTKFQDILKNEYSRDYQPKEERCDSAWLKEGGSGTEFTFGTVPLSGDVRSEVITDTVHHSVRIKQPHKEFVVSDGSIVIAAITSCTNTSNPAVMVGAGLLARKAVERGLRTKSWVKTSLAPGSKVVTRYLERSGLQVDLDALRFHTVGYGCTSCIGNSGPLPPAIATAVDKGELIVASVLSGNRNFEARVHPQVKMNFLMSPMLVVAYALAGRVDINIIEDPIDFDPNGEPVYLRDIWPSREEIQATINECLKQDDFSEVYSVIFDGSEDWQDLPVSTDQSYQWDPSSTYIREAPFFENLKATPEPISDITGARVLLYLGDSVTTDHISPAGAFKETSAAGAYLLANGISKEHFNSYGSRRGNHEVMMRGTFANVRIKNKIADKEGGFSRYLPTGDVKTVYDVAMQYKTGGTPLIVLAGKEYGSGSSRDWAAKGTYLLGVKAVIAESFERIHRSNLVGMGIAPLVFTNGESASSIGLDGTETFSIHGLADNLTPHKILNVTAVHPGGTVTSFTTEARFDSAIEIEYYKNQGILQYVLRQYLKG, encoded by the coding sequence ATGAAGAACTATAAAAAGAGTGCCGAAAAAAGTCTGACTGTTAACGGTATCACCTACACCTACTATTCACTTGCAGAACTCCTTGGAAACAACGTCCACCGCCTGCCATTCAGCATTCGAATCATGTTAGAGAATGCACTCCGAAATCATGACGGCTTCAGCATTACCGATGAACATGTAGAAACCCTGATGGACTGGACTCCGCAGGCTGTTGACAAAGACATTCCGTTTATGCCGGCACGGATCCTGATGCAGGACTTTACCGGAGTACCTGCCGTTGTTGATATGGCGTCACTTCGGGCCGAGTTTGTACGGCACGGTAAGGACGGACAAAAGATTAATCCTGCCATTCCCGTTGACTTAGTGATTGATCACTCAGTTCAGGTTGATTACTACGGGACTGACTATTCGTATAATAAAAATGTTGAATTAGAATTTGAACGCAATAGAGAGCGGTACGAGCTCCTGAAATGGGCGCAGAAAGGATTAAAGAACTTTACTGTTGTCCCACCGGGAATGGGAATATGCCACCAGGTCAACCTTGAATACCTGTCAAAGGGTGTTATTGCTCGTGACGGTATCCTCTTCCCCGACACCCTGGTAGGAACCGACTCCCACACACCTATGGTAAACGGCATCGGTATTATTGCCTGGGGTGTTGGAGGAATCGAAGCAGAAGCAGCCATGTTGGGGCAGCCAATCTTCTTCACCTGTCCTGAAGTTGTTGGTTTAAAGTTAACCGGTAAAATTCCAGACCAGTGTACAGCAACTGACCTTGTGCTAACGATTGCTCAGATACTTCGGCAAGCCAAGGTAGTTGGAAAGTTCGTTGAAGTGTTTGGCGACGGTCTGGACAATCTTACCGTGACTGACCGGGCTACCATCGGGAATATGTCTCCCGAGTTTGGATGTACGGTTACGTACTTCCCGATTGACAACAGAACGCTTGAGTACATGCGTTCCACCAACAGATCGGAAGAGCAGATTTCTATTGTTGAAACGTATTGCAAAGAAAATATGCTCTGGCGCAACGGTACCGAAAACATTGAATACTCCTCTATCGTTGAACTTGACTTGTCAACTCTTGAGCCTACCGTTTCCGGGCCTAAACGACCGCAAGACAAGATTTTTGCCAAGGATCTAAATACCAAATTTCAGGATATTCTCAAAAATGAATACAGCCGTGATTATCAGCCCAAGGAAGAGCGCTGTGATTCTGCGTGGTTGAAGGAAGGGGGCTCTGGCACGGAATTCACGTTTGGTACGGTCCCTCTTTCTGGTGATGTGCGTTCAGAAGTTATAACCGACACCGTTCATCACTCGGTGCGAATTAAGCAGCCGCATAAAGAGTTTGTTGTCAGCGACGGCAGCATCGTGATTGCCGCAATCACCAGCTGCACCAACACCTCGAACCCTGCGGTCATGGTAGGCGCGGGCCTGCTTGCCCGAAAAGCCGTTGAACGCGGATTACGCACAAAGTCATGGGTAAAAACATCATTGGCTCCTGGATCGAAGGTTGTTACGCGGTATCTTGAGCGATCGGGTTTACAGGTTGATCTTGACGCACTGCGATTCCATACTGTAGGGTACGGTTGTACATCATGTATTGGAAATTCGGGACCTCTGCCTCCGGCAATCGCTACCGCTGTGGACAAGGGAGAGCTGATTGTTGCGTCGGTCCTTTCGGGCAATCGCAATTTCGAAGCACGTGTTCACCCTCAGGTGAAAATGAACTTCCTGATGTCGCCAATGTTGGTTGTTGCATACGCACTTGCAGGGCGGGTTGATATTAACATCATTGAGGATCCGATAGACTTTGATCCGAACGGCGAACCTGTTTACCTACGCGACATATGGCCGTCGCGTGAAGAAATCCAGGCAACAATCAACGAGTGCCTGAAGCAGGATGACTTTAGCGAAGTGTACAGCGTTATTTTCGATGGCTCGGAAGACTGGCAAGATCTGCCCGTAAGCACGGACCAAAGCTACCAGTGGGATCCAAGCTCTACCTACATTCGTGAAGCTCCCTTCTTTGAGAACCTGAAAGCTACACCGGAACCTATCAGTGATATTACCGGTGCGCGAGTCCTGCTGTATCTGGGAGATTCGGTAACAACCGACCATATATCACCGGCCGGTGCATTTAAGGAAACGTCGGCAGCAGGCGCCTATCTCCTCGCGAACGGCATCAGCAAGGAGCATTTTAACTCGTACGGGTCGCGCCGGGGCAACCACGAAGTCATGATGCGCGGAACCTTTGCCAACGTCCGCATTAAGAATAAAATTGCCGATAAGGAAGGGGGCTTTAGCCGCTACTTACCAACAGGCGATGTTAAAACTGTTTATGATGTTGCCATGCAGTACAAAACTGGCGGTACGCCGCTAATAGTGCTGGCAGGGAAGGAGTACGGCTCAGGCTCATCCAGAGACTGGGCGGCTAAAGGAACCTATCTTCTGGGCGTCAAGGCCGTTATCGCAGAAAGCTTCGAACGGATTCACCGCAGTAATCTGGTGGGAATGGGTATTGCACCGCTTGTGTTTACCAACGGAGAAAGCGCATCCTCCATTG